taaagaaagcaacaatcaacatgaaaatataaatttgcattaattgaaattaaaattaacaagaatatccataaacataaaaatgacaaaaatggGAAATTAAGAAGAAGAACTAAGAGAACTAAGACAATAAAGCAtggaaacataaatgaaactacattagaacaagaattaaaagctgaaattaaataaaaattaactaagaaaacctaaattctagagagagggggagcttctctctctagaaaactaagacaagaacatagaaaaacctaaacataattgctcccccttcattcctcttcactttggCTTGAAATAACTTCAGAAATGGGTTGGATTGGGTTTTGGAGGCCCAGAATTTGCCCCCAGCAATTTGCAAATAATGAGCTCACATGACgcgggtcacgcgtacgcgtcgccaagCTTGCACTTGTGCGCGCGCACACATCACTGTGCGCACGCACTGATGCTGAATCTTCCAAACTCCATTTTTTCATGGCTTCTTCTCTTTTGCATGCTCTTTTTCTCACTTCTTCAACCCATACTTGTTTTGAAAACCTaaaatcacttagcaaacacatcaagacatcaaatggattaaagtgaataaaatttagtaattaaaaggcctaaaaagcatgttttcactttcaagcacaatttaggaagaaatcatgaaactatgctatttcaatggataagtgcaagaaaagttgatgaaatccacccaaatagagaaaataaatatcatgaaatgtggattcatcagatgggcttgtcctcttctatgacaattccagctgaattgtaTATGTGACAAATGAGGTAAGGGAAGTGAAGGCAAGTGCCTTTCCCTTCCTCTTCCTTGAGGTTTCATCAGTCTTTGGTGCTATACTTAGGAGTGGTAGAAGTCAAAAAGCAAAGTttttgcaacaccaaacttaagagttttgctcgtcctcgagcgaatatgaataatgaaaaataatagaatagaaGAGGGTGGTGTAGGTGGAGATTCTGTAGGACCTACTGGTCCTGAGAGGCCAGGGCAATTGAATTCCCTGTCCTCCAACAGAAGCTAACATATAATAAGAGATAAGGATACTTTTGACCATAAAAAAGGGCACGTTGATTATTATTCATTGACATTTCAACCATAAACCTTCCATAATCTACAACAAACACTTATAAAGAACCTCGACAAAAACAACAGGAATCAAGCGAAAACCAAGTTCAAAGATCCATAAACTTAACCAACCCATTAATTAAAATCGTGTCAACAGAAACACCCTAACaacagaaaataatagaaaatataaaaaggaaacaataaaacctagaaacggaaaaaaagaaatgaaaaatgaataCCTGAAATGACGAGGAATGCTCTTCACGAGCGTGACGTTGATGTCGATGCCGTTCTTAATGGTGTAGAAGGCGGCTGCAAGACACTCACTGCCAGAGTTGCATCGAAGTTCGCCTAAGAGGGGGCTGCTGTCGAAAATGGGAAAGACAAGagggttagagagagagagtgagagatgAGAAGGTGCAGAGAGAGTCTAATTTGAAATGAGGGGGAAGAGAGGGCTACCAGAGTTGGGGGAGACGAGAGGAatagagagagagtgagagatgAGAGGCtgcacagagagagagagagagagagagagagagagagactgtAATTCAAAATGAGGGTGGAGAGGGTTCCCGATTTGAATTTAAGGCAaaattaccgtcggatttaccaGCGGATTTATCTGCGGGTAACGAATCAGCGAGTGACCAAAACATAGCGTTCCACTATTTAGGTTTATCATCGGAAAAAATCCGATCATAAATTCGACGATAATTATCGtgaagatttttctttttccctccaACTATTACCGACGAATTTACCGTCGAAAACCGAATACACCGTTAAATTGTTTGCCCAACAAATTTATTTCCAAATTTGCATGTAAATCCCTCGCTAACTTGCGACGCTAAATCTGACAGTACGCATCATTTCTCTTGTAGTAATAGTAAATTCGAGTTTTCTTTTCTCAATAGTAAAATCGCATTGACTTGGTTTCaaactcattttttgtaaattcGACTGGTATAGGGATGACTTTGCGAGTTTAATTTTATCCAATTTTGGGCTAAAAACGGCACCGTTTTGCTAGAAAAAAGGCCTTTCCCCTTGGGTTACATTATTACACTACCACTAACGGCACTCAGTAACAAACTCACTTCCTCTATGGTTGCATGTTCTCACCCATACTTCCACTCTCTTATTGCCCTCCTGCTAGTAGCTGGACACTGTCGTTTGTCGTTGTAGTTTGCTTAGTGCCTTCGTCCTACCTTTGCTTTGTTTCGTGGCTTCATCTCACTCGCCCAGTTGGTTTCTATCGTTGATACCCCTAGTCTGTCGCTACTGGCTACGTGTACGTCATTATAACTGCATCTATTTCTGGTTTAGACATATGCGTTCAGACTTTAGTGATCAAAGATAAGCTTTTAGATACTACACTTCCAATTTGGCGTTGCCCTTGTTCGTAGCTTCTAGCCAATGCTTTTTCAATCTCATTAATTCTGCTCTATTTCaagtatttaatatttatctttctttAGCAATACTCAATAACTAAAATTTCAAACTTGTGTTtcaaattatttgtttttcGTTGCTTCTGTAGTTATACTTACACAAACATTATTATATTGGagtaatttgaaattaaattaggtTAAATATTACAAACTCACAATATCTTGTATGTGCTTACAAGTTGCATAGGTAACCTTTACAAAATTGATGTAcgtttattttatattgttaaatttaaCTTAAATGATTAGATGTCAATTGTGTATGCTTTTAATTGTTAGAGTCATAGTTATTAGATCCGACTCGATTTAATTAGTTCAACCAAAAACTCAATCACTCATTTATTTGATCGGGTCGAACGTTTCATCGAATTGCTTAAACATCAGACTTGCAAAAAATCGGTTCGACCCATTTGGATTTAAGCAAAACTGGTGACCCGGTCAGTCCACAACCCGGACTAGgtcatgtttaatttttttttaaaaaatttgaaaacgacgtcgttttccAGTAAAGGTAAGCCAAAAGCCCAAAACCCTAATCTTCTCGGTGAACGTCTccccttccttttcctctcGCACCCACGAGGCCACCACTCTGTCTCAGTCTCGTCAGTCACTCAAGCTCAAGCTCAAGCTCAAGCTGAacctctctcatctctctcacTGTCACTCTCGCACTCAAGCTCTTTCATCTCCGGTCTTTCTCACTGCCTCCGGTCTCGCACTGAAGCTCGTCATCGCTCTGTGTCAAGTCACCGTCTCGCAGTCAGCGCACGCCTTCCCTGCGCTCGTCGTCGCCGGCGGCAGAAGCAGCAGGTCCTGGGGCTGGTCGTCGTCGTCGCTCTTTGACTCGTCACCGTCTCGCACTCAGTCGCACGCCTTCCCTGCGTTCGTCGCACATCCCGGGGCTGGTCGTCGTTGTGGTCTTCTTGCTTCGAACCTTGCCGTCAGCAGCTGGTCCCCGACTTGGTGAGTTCCAACAAATTCCCCTGTTCTTTCTTGCTCAATTGACGTTGTTTACTGATTATCATCGCTGAAGCTTGAATCTGTTGTTGTGTTGCTGAAATAATCACTTAGCTAAACTTTTTGTTGCTGTAAATCTTTAAATCATCTTTTGAGCTAAATCATTTGTTgcgttgaatttgttgttgaaaatGAGGTTCATGCTCTCTGCAACTCAAGAGTAAAATTGTTCAGTTAAATTGTTGTTCCCGTGCTCTCTGTTTGGTTTTTTtgctataatttaaaaaatgtgttCATCACAACTCAGTTGCTATTATGAATTATTCTTGGTATTAATTTGTGAAAAATACACAAATGTAGAAATAGAAGCAAATAAAAATGAACGAAATGTTGGTCAAGCTTCAAATTTGTCCTATGAAGATATAGATGCCGACTCTGAGATCACCCCTTGGATATGATTTATTGATTGTGTTATCTTTTGCTCTCTTTTGTTCATTTAAACTGTGAAAATATTTTGTACTAGTGACTTGTTTATTATCTCTTTTTGCATTATTAGTTATGTCTAAGAATTGATACcttattgttattaatatgtTTGTAAAGACatgcattttaagttttaacttttggttttaattttatttttataattttacatttttatttatgaCCGGGTCAAACAGGTGAATCAGTGGCCCACTCACCAGTTGAACCAGTGACCTGGTCGTATGGCTTGGTCAATTACCGGTTTGGTTCTGATAACTATGGTTAGAGCTAGGAGTTTTAGTTATGGCTGTTGAATTATTTGTTTAGAGACTGGATATCTGAGAAtgttggtttagggtttattataactttatttttgtttaatattgTGCTTTGTGGTAGACTGGTTGTACTTGTTGATTTTGAATGGCTAGATTTGAGTAAATATATATCTTATATATGATGTATGCTTTATTCTATTAAATCATAACAGGTAATCTCACACAAATCGAGTCTAGGTGAGCTCCACGAGTTTACTTAGACTCGCGAGTTTGACAACCTTGTTGCCGCTACTGATTgttcttgaatggagattgagaggCCAGATGGGCGGAGCCCGAATCAGCTAAGGCCACTGGCTTGTTCTCGCTCCATCCTCCACCGTGCTCATGGCTCCGCTACCTGGTCTCAAGGTCTCACCCTCACTGCCATCCTTCCCCTTTAGTTTTGTGTGAAGTTTTATCATTTCGCGTTGTTTCCAATTTTAGTGAAAAAACAAAACTGATTTTGGGAAATGTTTGtttgcttttcttgtttgaagGAGATACCAAGGTGGTTGCTGCAGTTTACGGACCAAAAGCCGGTACCAGGAAGAATGAAAATCCTGAGAAAGCTTCTTTTGAAGTTGTTTGGAAACCCAAGACTGGACAAATTGGTGATTACACTACAGCATAACTCTCTCTTTCGTTATTATTTTCAATCAAGTGTCACTCTTTTCTTCCAATGCCTGAATTTATAAAATTTCTCTATCTATGCTAAGTAAATGGCTATCTACTGGTCATGATTCTAGGTTACTCAGAACTGTCACTATTTTGGTGCAACTGTTtcagttaatttattttatttaaacctTGTAGGAAAAGCGGAGAGGGAATATGAGATGATTTTGAAGAGAACACTAGAGAGCATTTGCATTCGGTCAATATACCCGAATACCACCACTTCAGTCATAGTACAGGCATGTTTCTCATTGAATCCCTCATTCCCTCCCTTCtcatttttgttggtttgttAATTTTTACACAATTAGTTAGGGTAAAAGAACATGCTGCAATCTGAGCATCTCTTTAACTTTCCTTTTTACATATGTATTGTTCTTGTAGTTTGCATTAATTTTGCTTATATACTAGCTTTAGCTAGTGGCACATCCTTGGTTCTTCCTAGGTATTAAGGTGATATATACATGTAAATTTTATACGAGCTTGTATTTTAGGATTGAACATTCATGGTTTTACTGCAGGTTGTTCATGATGATGGTGCTGTATCCTTGaaatttcttttatgatttGTGGTATTTGTTCTTTAAGTGTGTCATGGTGTATAGTCAGGCAGTCCTATAAAGGTAAGTATTTCATGAACATGCTCTTggatctttttcttctttttcttgacaTAGTAGCTACTTCCATGTGCAATAAATGCAGCATGTGCTGCACTCGTGGATGCTGGAATACCCCTGAGACATCTTGCTGGTAATCAACACTTGTTATTATCTTATGGTGTActgatttcatttttcttattactGATTTCTAATCCTTCTCTCTCTGCAGTTGCAATATGTTGTTCTGTAGCAGATAACGGCTATATCTTTTTGGACCCAAATAAACAGGAAGAAGAGGTTTgcatatatacacacacacacacacactcagcTGATGTCTAGTGAATTTAGTTAGGTTAAAAAACTTCTACCCACATGATTTATGTAGCATTTGACTTGTGATGAGCTGATAAAGTCTCAATACCTAGTGGATTGTAGCTGAAATGcttaaatcttttcttaattttctttgttttcatcaCTAAAACACTTTCATGTACTAGTGTTAACAATATCTTCTATATACTATTTATTGTATTTGCCGGTAAATGATTACTTGCTGGTTAGATTTAATGGAACTTAACAGCTGACATGTTTATACTATAATTATGATAATTGTATTCCTGTTTCTCTTGCTTGTACACAACTCTAATTCATTGCAATTTTATCATATGGCAGAAAATGAAAGCATTTTCCTATTTAGTTTTTCCAAATTTGAATGTTTCCGTTCTACCAGAAAGATCAACGCAGAAGGGTGGTGAGCCCACGGCACATGGTATCATCACATCTGTTACCCATGGTGCTATGTCAGGTATTTAGTCTCACttcatttaatattttctaCATGGTTACAGATGTTCGAACCATTGTTTTATACCTTTCAATTGTTCCTAGCATGTGATTGCAACTGTGAATTATATAATCTATGATCTAATTATTTCCTGGTGTATTTTTCAAGTGGATGATTATCTTCACTGCCTAGAACGAGGGCGTGCTGTTAGTGCAAGGTTGTCTGAGTTTTTGAGAAAGAACATAGAGCCAAAATCTTCAAGCGAGTCATCTAAAGCTGGCTGATAGGAAACCACTTTGGACGTAGTTTACTAGTAACTAACTTTTCTACACAAGGGCAGGAGAGCATGGGATATCTATGCAGGTACTACTATTATGTATTTGTCCTGCGGTTGCTAGCTCTGCAAAAATGTACTCACTCATGAGTCTTCTAGGTTTTCTGCAGTCTCCTGTAACATTGTCCTTGAAGTTGCTTTTATAGTGGTAAAGATTTTATTCTTCGGTTATAAGATTGCTCGTGGTGTTTCGTATACTCTGGTTTAGTTCTATATCTGTTATCCTTAATTTATTTCCATGAGTGGATTCTTCtaaggattaatttttttgtacttGAGAAAGGCTTAATTTCACAGAAGCTTTATTCATTTCGTTGTAGAAGCCTTATAAGATTTTTGTAGCAAAAGCAGCTTTCTGCTCTTCTGCTTTTTTATTTTGCCTATATTTATTGTTCTTCATTTGCATCTTAGTTTCCTTCTAGAGGCTTACCGAGTTTTCTCTGGCATGCTACTGTAAATATGTGCCTCATGATTTGTGTTTATATATGAGATACCTGCTAAGTTAGACCAACAAAGAATACGCATATATATAATGTGTAAGAAAGTTCATATTTACAACATAATCAAAACAACATTCTTAAGCAAAGTATCACACAACATAGAAACCAAGTAATGTACAAGCCACCCCATTGAAAAACATCAAGCATCTGACCAAGTAAGGTCCGTTTCTCCCCATTGCTCATGAGGAATTCCCAAGGCTTCCCAGACAGCCTTGGAGACATCAACAATGTTATTCTTACAGGTAGGCTGGTAATCATGGTCCTCACCACGCCTCATTCTTGAGTCGCACTCATCAACCACCATTGCCACCACACTCCTCCCATTCTCGGTAATTGTGATGTTCAGGCACCTGCTCTTGTTGAACCATCCTGTAGAGAGTGCGACAACTGGAGTGTCATCCGAATGGTACTTGTTCTCACACTCTGATGGGCTTTCATCGTCTCCACCTTTTTGGAAGCTGTTCAATGTGAGTGGCTCTTGTGTGTGAGGTCACTTGTGATTTGTGAACATTTGTAGGTTGTGTATGCTTTACCTTCCATGCTACAATTTGAATCATTCTCGTTACACATTATCCTGGAGATGGTTTCTTCCCTATGATTCTGCCACTTGGCGGCACTTTTGCCCCTCAGAGAACAAGCAATTTgtgataacaagaaaaattaggaGAACAAAGGGTGCTTTTGAGCAAAAAAATCttcatcttatttatttatttatttattttgcttttccTTGTAGAACCCCTATTAGTTTTCTCATCTTTCGTAGTTTTTGTTCTGAGAAGTACTTGATGCATGTAATGAGATCTAAAGGAGTATATATATAAGGGTTAGAAGTTAATTGGTTATTGTTGATTATTTCATGGCAAGCATAAGATCATTTTTGAGGGAGGTCAAGGAGACAAGTTTTCACTTTGCCAAGATTGGCAACTATGCCATCCATACTATTTAGAATACACTTAGGCTTTTTAATATGATGGGTAAAGTGTTTGGCCTATTAAATTTCACGTTATGGTCCTGGTTTGAGTAGAAATTGATTGCTACAGCAAGCAAAAGCAGGAGTTAATTCATTATTCAGTCATTTGAGAATGCTCTTGATagtgtttaacaccagaaaagaaaatgatattTCATTTCCAATCAAGCAAATGTTCTTGGATTTTATACAAAACTGGACCCTTTGTtataaggaaaagtataggacACTAACTATGATATAAGCTAACTTAGCTAACTCTCTTTTAATCCTAAATTTGAAATTCGAAAAATTTAGTTTTGTTCCCTTTTCATATGCGATCATACAATCCTAAGCCACAAACCACTTTGTATACGCACCTTCTGTCCTCTCTTTCACGCTCCTCTTCCTATTAATCTTCTCTTGCACGTCGTGCCACTTTTGTATCACTGGTGTGCCATCATCAGTCACCATTCCTCGTGTGCAGCTAGCTCTCTCACTCGCTGCCTCTTCACCGCGCATCCTCCATCTCTCTCACTCGCTGCCTCTTCACCGCGCATCCTCCATCGTAGTTATTATGCGTCATGCCTTGTCCTTGCACCAGTCAGCCCTAGTCTTCATGTTGTCATCCATCGCTGGAGGGCTCTCGACGGAAGACAACCACCATTTTGCCGCCGCTCACTGTTTGGCGTTTCATCGGTGCTAGTCTACGGGGAACAACCAGCGGTGTCCACGCCCTTCCTGTCCACACCAGTGCCGTCAAGCACATTGTCGCCCTCGCCGTCCACGCAGCACCGTTGAAGATGTGGTTGCCAGCCACCCTGCATGCAGTCGTCGTTCTTCATCACGTCGCGCCTCCGCCATCGCGTGGCCGTCCTCCATCGCGTCACGCCCTCCATCGCCGTAGGTCTTCTTTCGATGTGATTTGGATTTTTCGATGTAATTTGGATGCTTTTTCGATATAATTGGATTGTTTTTGGtaagggagggagagagagagggagagggagggagggagagaaagagagggagaaaaagggaaggagggagagagagagggaggagatgggaaggagagagagaaagagggggGAGGAAGAATAGAGAAGGGAGGGAAGGGTGTCTGGACAAAAGGAAAGCCGTTGCACCTCCAACGTTAAAAGAGTGACCGAAGAGAGAGAAAcacaaagaaaaggagaaaaatccaaCCATGATCAAATACCAAAACCTAAATCAAAGTTCAAATTCATGTTAATTAAACACATAGAAATTGGAGACTAtaaccattaaaaaaaaaactagctCCAAATAAACTAGAAAGAAAATTCTAAACAAAGTAAGTGGTATTAAATgcagatttttttatttggttttaagATTATTTGTGATAAGTGATTAAATTTTCAAACTCTTCTACCCCACAATCCTGAAACATGAAGTACGatatattttcattcaagtattTTCACAAGCACGTGGTGTTCAAGTACAATACGACACTAATAATGACTACTTTCACAACAAATTAAACTAAACCACAAAtcaaattcataatcaaattataatCAAACATTTCTACgggtataaaataataatttgttcCTGCTCATTATTGTGTAATCAAGTTGAAGAAGCTCAAAATGAAGAATCAAAAGCATAATGAGTAGAATCTTACcttacaaaatcaaataaagaaaatgttGTCAAAGAAGTTCGCGCTTGAGACAGAGGGCACCGCATCtgagagagaagaaggagaatCGCAACCGTGCCTGAGAGAGAGCGAAGAAGAATAGTGCCACACCG
The genomic region above belongs to Arachis duranensis cultivar V14167 chromosome 3, aradu.V14167.gnm2.J7QH, whole genome shotgun sequence and contains:
- the LOC127745519 gene encoding uncharacterized protein LOC127745519 (The sequence of the model RefSeq protein was modified relative to this genomic sequence to represent the inferred CDS: added 115 bases not found in genome assembly); the encoded protein is KPQTLIFSGNVSPSFSSRTHEATTLSQSRQSLKLKLKLNLSHLSHCHSRTQALSSPVFLTASGLALKLVIALCQVTVSQSAHAFPALVVAGGRSSRSWGWSSSSLFDSSPSRTQSHAFPAFVAHPGAGRRCGLLASNLAVSSWSPTW
- the LOC107479441 gene encoding exosome complex exonuclease RRP46 homolog, with the translated sequence MEIERPDGRSPNQLRPLACSRSILHRAHGSATWSQGDTKVVAAVYGPKAGTRKNENPEKASFEVVWKPKTGQIGKAEREYEMILKRTLESICIRSIYPNTTTSVIVQVVHDDGALLPCAINAACAALVDAGIPLRHLAVAICCSVADNGYIFLDPNKQEEEKMKAFSYLVFPNLNVSVLPERSTQKGGEPTAHGIITSVTHGAMSVDDYLHCLERGRAVSARLSEFLRKNIEPKSSSESSKAG